Proteins encoded together in one Desulfosporosinus meridiei DSM 13257 window:
- a CDS encoding trimethylamine--corrinoid methyltransferase has translation MALKTRLEVLTKDDLVRVHEATLKILRETGVVFHNDEAIEVFKKHGARVENKTVFITRELVEQALATAPRTFRMRARNDKYSVTVGEGFLIQPNVGPVYIQDLQKGRREATLEDYANIQKLCQASDVVDLVGTIPVDPSDVKSSDKYLLMMYEALKNTEKPVIGFCANTQQVRQQLDMVEMALGKPGFLLENHCTAVLVNSLSPLAYAPDTLETMIEYAKRNQVILLAPCIMAGVSGPISLLGTAVLQNTETIAGLVLVQLVNPGTPLVYATASTSGYMKEATFAAGSPEAMLINTASLQMGLDYYHLPVRTMSGITHSKTVDCQAGYETMQSLLMGMMSGAQMSVQSLGVLDAIMTTSYEKFVIDEELIRRVRRISQGIDTSDEALAVDVIQEIGHSGTYLSHISTFEKFRSLWTPTVSDWGNYSDWKNAGSEDVVIKANRKYQQILQNAPETLLDSETDKALLEFIENARAH, from the coding sequence ATGGCTTTAAAAACACGGCTGGAAGTCTTAACGAAGGATGATTTAGTGAGGGTTCATGAAGCCACCCTGAAGATTCTTCGGGAGACTGGAGTAGTATTTCACAATGATGAAGCTATTGAAGTCTTTAAGAAACATGGAGCAAGAGTAGAAAATAAAACAGTTTTCATTACTCGCGAACTGGTAGAACAAGCTCTGGCTACAGCTCCACGTACCTTCCGCATGCGGGCACGTAATGATAAATACTCGGTTACCGTTGGAGAAGGTTTTTTGATACAGCCAAACGTTGGGCCGGTTTATATTCAAGACTTACAAAAGGGACGTCGAGAGGCAACTCTTGAGGATTATGCAAATATCCAAAAACTCTGTCAAGCCAGCGATGTTGTTGATCTAGTAGGCACAATCCCTGTTGACCCCAGTGATGTTAAGAGCAGTGATAAGTATCTACTTATGATGTACGAAGCATTAAAAAACACTGAGAAACCCGTTATAGGATTCTGTGCTAATACCCAACAGGTTCGCCAACAATTAGATATGGTTGAGATGGCCTTGGGTAAACCCGGATTTTTATTGGAGAACCATTGTACAGCGGTATTAGTAAATTCACTAAGTCCGTTAGCCTATGCTCCTGATACTCTCGAAACTATGATTGAATATGCAAAACGAAATCAAGTTATCTTACTTGCACCGTGCATTATGGCTGGAGTAAGTGGCCCAATATCACTGTTAGGAACGGCAGTTTTGCAAAACACTGAAACAATAGCAGGACTGGTTCTGGTCCAATTAGTGAATCCGGGGACTCCGTTAGTATACGCTACCGCATCAACTTCAGGTTATATGAAAGAAGCAACTTTTGCGGCAGGTTCTCCTGAGGCTATGTTAATAAATACTGCCAGTTTGCAAATGGGTTTAGATTACTATCACTTACCCGTTAGAACCATGTCGGGAATCACACATTCGAAGACTGTTGATTGTCAAGCAGGATATGAAACCATGCAGAGCCTGCTAATGGGAATGATGAGCGGCGCCCAGATGTCAGTTCAAAGCTTGGGTGTTTTAGATGCAATTATGACGACTTCCTACGAAAAGTTTGTCATTGATGAAGAATTGATTAGAAGGGTAAGAAGGATTTCTCAAGGGATCGATACCTCGGATGAAGCATTAGCTGTTGACGTTATTCAAGAGATAGGACACTCGGGAACCTATTTGTCGCATATAAGCACATTTGAGAAATTCAGATCACTGTGGACGCCTACTGTTTCAGATTGGGGAAATTATAGCGATTGGAAGAACGCTGGTTCCGAAGATGTTGTTATCAAGGCAAACCGAAAGTATCAACAGATTCTGCAAAATGCACCCGAGACTTTACTCGATTCAGAGACGGATAAAGCTTTATTAGAGTTTATCGAGAATGCTAGAGCTCATTAA